The Candidatus Eisenbacteria bacterium genomic interval GCAAGGCCTACTACCCGGGCGCCTTCGAGCGCTACGAGAGGCTGCTGGCCGGTCACGGCAACGTCGAGCGCTTCGGACAGGGTTCGGCAGAGCGCCTGCAGTGGGCGCTCGTGCGCGGCCTGGATTCCAGCTCGGACGACCCGCTCTTCCGCACCGAGCCGTTCTGCGGAATCCTCTCCGAGACGAGCGTCGGCACGCCCGATCCGGTCGAGTTCCTCGGCACGGTGACGTCGTTCATGAACGACCGGCTGTGGGGCACGCTCAGCGCGATGATCGTCGTCCACCCGAAGCACGAGAAGGATCCGGCGACGGCGGCGGCCCTCGACAAGGCGACCGTCGACCTGCGCTACGGCACGGTGTCGATCAACCACTGGGCGGCGCTCTGCTACGCGTTCGGCACGCTGCCATGGGGCGGACACCAGAGCTCCACCCTGAAGAACATCCAGAGCGGCCTCGGCTGGGTCCACAACACGTACATGCTGGGCGGCGTCGACAAGTCCGTGGTGCGCGGACCGCTCACCGTCTCGCCGTACCCGCTCTGGTTCTTCGACAATCCGAAGACGGGCAAGGTGGCGCCGGCGGCGGCGGACATGGAGGCCGTACCGAGCTGGCTGAAGCTCCCGGGCCTGCTCCTGAAGGCTCTGCTCTAGGCCGGGATCGCGTGCGCCTCGCAGCGGCGTTGCTGGCGGCGGCGGTCGCCGCGTGCAACGACGGCGGACCAGCCATGCGCGAACCGACTTCCCGGCCGACCTTCGTCGAGCGCACCGCGTCACCTCGGGAGCGCACACCGGGCAAGCCACCGCTCCTCGTCCTGCTTCACGGGATCGGCGCCGACGAGGACGACCTGGCCTCGATCGCCCCGGAGCTGGATCCGCGCTTCATGGTCGTGAGCCTGCGCGCGCCGCGCCCGTACCACACCGGCTTCGCGTGGTTCGATATCCAGTGGCGAGCGGACGGGACGATCGTCCCGAACGTCGCGCAGGCCCGCGAGACGCTGGCCGAGTTGGTGCGCTGGATCGAGGCGGCGCCGGCGCGGCTCGGGACCGATCCCGCGCGCCTCTACGTGCTCGGCTTCAGCCAGGGTGCGATGATGGCCCTCGGGCTGCTGCGGACCATCCCCGAGCGCCTCGCCGGCGTCGTCGTGCTCTCGGGTCGATTCAGCGACGAGGTCTTCCCTGCCACGGCGCAGCCGGACGCCGTCGCACGCGTGCCGCTCTTCGTCGCGCACGGCGCCCGTGACGACGTCATTCCAGTCGCGAGCGGACGCGCGATTCGCGACGCCTTCCAGCCGATGACGCGCGACTTCACTTACCACGAGTACCCCATCCCGCACGCGATCAGCGCCGACGAGATCCGCACGATCGGCGCGTGGCTGACCCAGCGGCTCGACCGGCCGATCAATTGAGCAGGGGCGACGCGAGTCGGAAGTAGAGCTCGCGATCGATGCCGCACTGGGTGCACCGCACCCTCGCAACCCGCAAGCGCTCGCCGTCCTGCGTGCGGACGGCGTGCTCGTCGAGCTGGACGGTCCCGTCGCACAGCGGGCACGGCGTCGCCTGCACGATCGGCTCGACCTGCGCCGGTGATTCGACGTCGATCGGTCGCGCGGGCGTCCCGCCCGGCGTCACGCGCGCCAGCGCCTCCAGGTCGCGCACCAGCTCCTCGTGGACGTGGGCGCGGGCGCGCCGCTCGGTACGCGCGGACGGCTTGCGCTTCCCCATCGCGACGTGGAGACTACCAACCTTTCCCCGAATCGTGCCAGACCCAATCGTCGAAGAAGAGCTGAGGCTGCTCGCGGAGGTGAGCGCGCGTCTCGACGCGACCGCGCCGGAGCACGCGCCATCCGAGACGTCGCTCGTGAAGGAGCTGGAGCACCTGCGCGACTCGATCCGCGACGGCGGCACGAAGGAGGAGGATCGTGGGGCGCTCGTGCACCAGTTCGATCGGCATTCGGCGCTGCTCAAGCAGCTCCGCACCGCCGAGCGCGCAGCGGCCGTCGACACCGCGTCGCCCTACTTCGCGCACCTGCGCCTCCGCGAGAACCGCGCCGTGCAGGAGATCCTCATCGGGAAGACGACGCGCCTGCTGCCCGGCTATCCGATCGTCGACTGGCGGAACGCGCCCATCTCGCGCGTCTTCTATCGCTACCGCCAGGGCGAGGAATACGAGGAGGAGATCGCGGGCCGCGTGAAGGAAGGCGTCGTGCTCGCGCGCCGCACGGTGTCGATCCGCGATCGGCAGCTCCGCCGCGTCGACGCGCCCGAGGGGATCTTCCAGACGGACGACGGCACGGAGGGCGGCTGGCAGCGGCTCGAGCGCGAGCCGGCACGCCTCGCGGGCGGACAGGGGTCGGCGCTCCGCGCGCACGGCGCCGACGAGATCGCGGCGCGCTCGCTGGGTACGGGCGGGCGCGGCCTGCGCCGGCGCGCCGACAAGCACCTGCCGGACATCGCAGGGCTGATCGATTCCACGCAGTTCGACCTCATCACCAAACCATCGTCGGGCTTCGTGGTGATCCGCGGCACGGCCGGCTCCGGCAAGACCACGGTCGCGCTCCACCGCATCGCATACCTCGCCTACGACGATCCGCGCATCGATTCGCCCGACACGCTCTTCGTCGTGTTCTCGCAGGCGCTGCGCGACTACGTGAGCCACGTGCTCCCGGCCCTGCAGGTGAACCGCGTGCAGGTGCGGGCGTTCCACGAGTGGGCGTCCGACGTCGTGCGGCGCCTCTTCCCGCGCCTGCCCCACACGATACGGGACACCACGCCCGCCGTCGTGCATCGCCTGAAGCTCCATCCCGTGCTGATGGTGGCGCTCGAGCGCCACGTCCACGCCACGCCGGGGAAGGCGTCGGCGCGCCAGGTGGTCGACGACTGGGGCAGCACGCTCATGAACCTGACGCTCCTCGAGGAGGTCGTCGCCGCCGAAGCGCCGGGCACCTTCAGCAGCGAGGAGCTCCGGCGCGCGACCGACTGGTGCCGAGTGCGCCACGAGGAGCTGACGGCGTTCCTTGCCGGCGACGACGCGGTGCAGGCCGAGATCGACGAGGCCGACGAGGCCCTCCTGCTCTATGCGTGGGAGCTGCGCGTGGGCGCGCTGCCCGGACGCGGCGAGCGGCCGCTCCGCTACCGGCACATCGCCGTCGACGAGGTGCAGGACTTCGCGCCGATCGAGGTCCGCGTGCTGCTCGGGTGCCTCGACGAGCGCAAGAGCATCACGCTCGCGGGCGACACCCAGCAGGCCATCGTAGAGCACGGCGGCTTCCGGTCGTGGTCGGAGTTCCTGGGCCGGCTCGGGCTCGACGGCACCGAGGTCAGCACGCTCGAGGTGAGCTACCGCTGCACGCACGAGATCGCGAGCTTCGCGGTTGCCCTCCTGGGTGACCTGCGCGAGGACGCGACGCCGCCCAAGACGGTGCGCTCCGGCCCGGTCATCGAGCTCTTCCGCTTCACGGACCACGGCGCGTGCGTTGGATGGCTGTCCGATGCGTTGAAGGAGCTGGTCGCCGCCGAGCCGCTGGCGTCGGTCGCGATCCTCACGCCGTCGGCGGAGCTGTCGAAGCTCTATTTCAGCGGCCTGCAGACGAGCGAGACGCCGCGCCTGCGCCTGGTCGAGCACCAGAACTTCACCTTTGCTCCCGGCATCGAGGTGACCGAGGTCGAGCAGGTGAAGGGCCTCGAGTTCGACTACGTCGTGGTGGTCGAGGCGAGCTCGACGAGCTACCCCGACACGGCGACGTCGCGCCGGCGGCTGCACGTGGCGGCGACGCGCGCGGTGCACCAGCTCTGGCTGACGAGCGTGGGCACGCCGGCGGTCGCGGTGCGCGAGCAGCTCACGGCCCAGGGCTAGAAAGGCCGACCCAAGACGGAGTCTTGGGTCGGTCGCCTAGGGCGCGTCGAGGTAGCTCTCGAGCGTACGGTGGAAGTGCCGGATGCGGCGCTCCTGCCGCCCGAGCAGCAGGCCCTCGAACGCGCGCGAGCGCATGCCGGCCTGGACGCGCGGCAGGTTGTGGAGGTCCTGGTCGAGGACGATGCCGAGCGAGGTG includes:
- a CDS encoding ATP-binding domain-containing protein, coding for MPDPIVEEELRLLAEVSARLDATAPEHAPSETSLVKELEHLRDSIRDGGTKEEDRGALVHQFDRHSALLKQLRTAERAAAVDTASPYFAHLRLRENRAVQEILIGKTTRLLPGYPIVDWRNAPISRVFYRYRQGEEYEEEIAGRVKEGVVLARRTVSIRDRQLRRVDAPEGIFQTDDGTEGGWQRLEREPARLAGGQGSALRAHGADEIAARSLGTGGRGLRRRADKHLPDIAGLIDSTQFDLITKPSSGFVVIRGTAGSGKTTVALHRIAYLAYDDPRIDSPDTLFVVFSQALRDYVSHVLPALQVNRVQVRAFHEWASDVVRRLFPRLPHTIRDTTPAVVHRLKLHPVLMVALERHVHATPGKASARQVVDDWGSTLMNLTLLEEVVAAEAPGTFSSEELRRATDWCRVRHEELTAFLAGDDAVQAEIDEADEALLLYAWELRVGALPGRGERPLRYRHIAVDEVQDFAPIEVRVLLGCLDERKSITLAGDTQQAIVEHGGFRSWSEFLGRLGLDGTEVSTLEVSYRCTHEIASFAVALLGDLREDATPPKTVRSGPVIELFRFTDHGACVGWLSDALKELVAAEPLASVAILTPSAELSKLYFSGLQTSETPRLRLVEHQNFTFAPGIEVTEVEQVKGLEFDYVVVVEASSTSYPDTATSRRRLHVAATRAVHQLWLTSVGTPAVAVREQLTAQG
- a CDS encoding alpha/beta fold hydrolase, with translation MRLAAALLAAAVAACNDGGPAMREPTSRPTFVERTASPRERTPGKPPLLVLLHGIGADEDDLASIAPELDPRFMVVSLRAPRPYHTGFAWFDIQWRADGTIVPNVAQARETLAELVRWIEAAPARLGTDPARLYVLGFSQGAMMALGLLRTIPERLAGVVVLSGRFSDEVFPATAQPDAVARVPLFVAHGARDDVIPVASGRAIRDAFQPMTRDFTYHEYPIPHAISADEIRTIGAWLTQRLDRPIN